The region CTCCAGCTTCTTCTGGATCTCCTCCAGCGAGGGGTCCCGGCGGTACGGCAGGAAGGTGCTGAGCTCCGGCACACCATCAAAGGACGGTGGCTTCAGGATGACCTCGAAGGCCTGACCTGATGCCCGCTTGTTCAGCTCAATCACCTCCACGTCTTTGATCTCACACCAGTTAAGGTCCACGGCATCTGGGAGAGGAAGACGAGTGAGCTGGGAGAAGATAAGACACATAGTCCAGTGCCATGGCCGGCTGTCCCACGTCAGCCTGTTACCTTCGGCCTTGTAGACTGTCTTATCCACATAGTTTGGGTTGATGCAGGAACACAACAGTGACACAAGGGGGAGCTCCTTTATTTTGTCTCTGTATGCTGTTGGGGAGAAGAATGACATTAATATGCAGCCTACAGTGTAATTCCTCATTTGTAACTATTGGTAAATGGTTT is a window of Electrophorus electricus isolate fEleEle1 chromosome 3, fEleEle1.pri, whole genome shotgun sequence DNA encoding:
- the stmn4 gene encoding stathmin-4 isoform X1 — translated: MTLAAYRDKIKELPLVSLLCSCINPNYVDKTVYKAEGNRLTWDSRPWHWTMCLIFSQLTRLPLPDAVDLNWCEIKDVEVIELNKRASGQAFEVILKPPSFDGVPELSTFLPYRRDPSLEEIQKKLEAAEERRKFQEAELLKHLAEKREHEREVIQKAFEENNNFIRNAKEKLQQRMEANKENREALLAAMLERLQEKDKHAEEVRRNKEMKEEACR